The Cyclobacterium amurskyense genome contains the following window.
CCTGATGCCCAATCCATTGTTGGCACCTGGAGTTAATTTGAATTCGAACCTGAATTCAAAATCCTCATATTCTTCTTTTGTCATCAGGTTTCCAGAACCACCTTTGCCTGGATAAATAGCTAAAACACCATTTTCTACAACATAGTCTGTTTTATTTCCTGTCCATTCGTCTAGATCTGTTCCATCAAATAAAACTTTAAAACCATCTTTTTTCTCCTGATCGCTAAGCTCAAATTTTGGAGCTCCTACTAACTCACGGATATAAATATCCCTGTAAGCTACATAGGTACCATGGGCTTGAAGTTCTATTTGTCCTGTTGGGAATATAGGTAACTCTCTGTCCCAGAAATTTTCTAGTGTTACATCGTCTACCACCAAATCACCATTCAGGTAAACAGTTACTTTTTCTCCCTGCATAATAATATGGAAAGTATTCCATTCTCCTACAGGATTATCAGCAACTTTTAAAGGCTTACTTGGATGTTTTTTGTTGTTGTACAACCCTCCAGAACCAACTTCTGCACCTACATTTGTTCTGGCAATATCCCAGATTTGAACTTGAGGTGTTCCTCTTAAATAGATACCGGCATCTCCATCAGCAGTGATCTTCCAATCCACAAACATTTCAAAATCACCGAAGTCTTTTTCTGCAGCTATGTTCTGACCTTTACCGGTGAATACAAGTAAACCATCTTCAGCTATCCAGCCAGTTTTCATGGTTTCGTTGGCTTTTTCCTGTTCTCTTTTGAAAGTTCTCTCAGTCATTTCAGCCCTTTTTATAGGGTTACTGAATACACCTTTCCAACCATCTAAATTTTCTTCATTGAAAAGCGGGTAGAAACCTTCTCCTTTAGGCATTTCATCAAGAAACTTCTTAAGAGAGGTCTTGTAATACTGACTGTCTTGTCCGCTGATCACTTCAATTGTTCTTTCAACAATTGACTTAACCTTGCTACCAAAAAGGGCATCGTTGTTCAATACAATTTTCATTACTGCTCTTGCAGCTTCTTGTTGGTAATCAGCTTTTTCCTGGTATTTTCCGGCTACGAGTAAAGCTTGAAAAGTAGGATAGTTACCGAGTTGACGTAAGATCGCATGAATATTTTCTTGACTTTTGGCCAATTCCAACGCATTTCTAAGCATCAATACTTTTTGAGTAGCCGTTCCTTCGGTTGAAGGGACTAACCTAATATAACCTGATAAGGCTTCGTCCATTAATTGATCAGTACTTGCATTTCTGGCAATATGCAATAATGGGCCTGTGGCCGCTGGATCTTCTGAATGATTCAAAGCACCAATAACTGCTTGTTTCTGTTTTACATTTCCTGTTTCATAAATGTCTTGAAGCTTGTTCAAAGCAGATTCACCACCAGTTTTTGCCAATACTTTATACAAGTACAACTGTTTGTCCAAATAAAGCTGAGGTAATAGATCCATAGCCCATTTGGTTTCTGATGCTAGGTTCCCTTTTTGGGCATTGGCAACAATGATTGCTTCTTGGATTTTATTCAAGTCATCTGCGGAGCTTTCATTTTTCAAAAGGTTAACCAGCTTAGGTAAATCATTTGGTGTAGCCATTGATGAAAGCGCTGTTAAAGCAGCTGATTTTACCTCAGAGTTATTGCTAGAGGTAGCAGTAAAGACAACATCAATTTGATCTTCTGCTGCTCTAGATGCCAAAAGACCTAATAATGCGATTTTATTGGCATTGTCTGCATTTCCAACCCTTTTTGCAACTTCGGATGTCACATTGTCTCCCTTCATGGTTTGCAAAGCTGTTAGCAATTGCATTTTATCTGAATCATTAGCTGAAGCCAATAGATCAAGAATTTGTGTCAAAGCCAAATTATCACCTGAAGTAACAACTGAGGAAATTGCTGTTTGACGAATTCTGTCATTGGTACTATTTAGATAAGGTAAAATAGTTTGCGCAATTGCTTCATTATGGACTTTGCCCATGCGTTGAAGAATGGCAACCACAGTTTCATCAGTTCCTTTGCTTAAAGTTTTTTTCCATCCTTCCAATCCTTGGATAAGTTGGTCATCGGTAACATAGCCTAAAGCAGTACCTCTGTACCTGTATTCATCCGATTGGGCTGCTTTATTTAGTCGCTTGCTTGATTTTTCAGGATCAAATTTCACCAATAATTCCAAAGCTCCAGCTTTGGTGTGGTAGTGTTGGCTTACATTTGTAGCCTTATCTAGTTTCTTGGCTAATTTTACCGCTAACTTATTACTTCCTTTAGCACCTAAATTGTCAATATACCTTAGGTATTGAGCTGAAGCATTGCTTGGCTCAAAAGTAAAGCCTGCTTTCTCAGCTTCAGCATACAATAAGCTTGCACTTGATGGATCAGCAATGCTGGCAGCAGCATATATGGCTACTTTTTTAAGTGAAGGGTTGCTGGAGTTTATATAGGTGGATACCGTTTCGGTAGCTTCTGCTGCTCCCATATCTCCCAATGCCTCAATGTAATTGGCTTTTTGGGCATCGTCGTTAGAAGCTTTTAGAGCGGCAATCAATGCAGAGGCAGCATTGGAAGAACCAATATTTGCCAATACTCTGGATGCTGTTCCTGAAAGCCTTTCATTTGTCAAATAAGGTTTGATGCTTTCTAAATTTCCATCTTTAGCGATCCATTTTATTTGTTTCAGCACAAAGTTTTGAGCTTCTGGATCAGTCAATTTTCCTATGGCATCTGTGTAGGCATCTACAGCCATATTCGCCAAATCTTCTCTGCCATCCTTACTTGCATAAAATGCAAAGCCGGCCAAAGCATACTCTATGTTTTCATTGTTGACACCTGGTTTCTGCATAAGTGCCATTTCGGTAATGCCACTAGCCCCCAAGTCTTCCATTTGTTTCATAGCCGCTTCTAAAGCACTTGCGTTATTGGCTGGAAACCGGTTAAGTAAATCTGCAATTTTAGTGGCGGTAGTTCTTCCCGCATCGAGTTGATTTTGCGCCTGACTTATAAACACATGCCCTACAAAAAGGCAAAGTATCAAAGCCACTCTTTTAATAAAATAT
Protein-coding sequences here:
- a CDS encoding DUF1080 domain-containing protein — translated: MEKYFIKRVALILCLFVGHVFISQAQNQLDAGRTTATKIADLLNRFPANNASALEAAMKQMEDLGASGITEMALMQKPGVNNENIEYALAGFAFYASKDGREDLANMAVDAYTDAIGKLTDPEAQNFVLKQIKWIAKDGNLESIKPYLTNERLSGTASRVLANIGSSNAASALIAALKASNDDAQKANYIEALGDMGAAEATETVSTYINSSNPSLKKVAIYAAASIADPSSASLLYAEAEKAGFTFEPSNASAQYLRYIDNLGAKGSNKLAVKLAKKLDKATNVSQHYHTKAGALELLVKFDPEKSSKRLNKAAQSDEYRYRGTALGYVTDDQLIQGLEGWKKTLSKGTDETVVAILQRMGKVHNEAIAQTILPYLNSTNDRIRQTAISSVVTSGDNLALTQILDLLASANDSDKMQLLTALQTMKGDNVTSEVAKRVGNADNANKIALLGLLASRAAEDQIDVVFTATSSNNSEVKSAALTALSSMATPNDLPKLVNLLKNESSADDLNKIQEAIIVANAQKGNLASETKWAMDLLPQLYLDKQLYLYKVLAKTGGESALNKLQDIYETGNVKQKQAVIGALNHSEDPAATGPLLHIARNASTDQLMDEALSGYIRLVPSTEGTATQKVLMLRNALELAKSQENIHAILRQLGNYPTFQALLVAGKYQEKADYQQEAARAVMKIVLNNDALFGSKVKSIVERTIEVISGQDSQYYKTSLKKFLDEMPKGEGFYPLFNEENLDGWKGVFSNPIKRAEMTERTFKREQEKANETMKTGWIAEDGLLVFTGKGQNIAAEKDFGDFEMFVDWKITADGDAGIYLRGTPQVQIWDIARTNVGAEVGSGGLYNNKKHPSKPLKVADNPVGEWNTFHIIMQGEKVTVYLNGDLVVDDVTLENFWDRELPIFPTGQIELQAHGTYVAYRDIYIRELVGAPKFELSDQEKKDGFKVLFDGTDLDEWTGNKTDYVVENGVLAIYPGKGGSGNLMTKEEYEDFEFRFEFKLTPGANNGLGIRAPLKGDAAYSGMELQILDDTAEIYSKLKPYQYHGSLYGVSAAKRGHLKPVGEWNYQEVIVKGDRIQVILNGTKTLDVNISDARENGTLDKREHPGLSNKTGHIGFLGHGDILFFKNIRVKNL